A stretch of DNA from Scleropages formosus chromosome 13, fSclFor1.1, whole genome shotgun sequence:
CTTTCTCGTaatacaaatttgtatttttgctgagatgtttgtcactttggagagaagtgtctgctaaatgaatgaatctaaACATCTAAACTATCTACcacatttaccagtttatacacacacccacattgcccgaaactgcttgtgccatgcagggtcgtggggagccagagcctggcctggcaacagagggcgcaaggctggagggtaaGGGaaaaacacccaggacaggacaccagtctgtcgcaaggcaccccaagtgggatttgaaccctagacccactggaaagcaagacctggtcaaacccactgcacccccctccaatttatacaaatgggtaatttttttttttttttttttttttgtactggagTAACTGaagggtggcgcggtgggttggaccgggtccttctctccagtgggtctggggttcaagtcccactggggttgccttgtgacagattggtgtcctgtcctgggtgtgtccccccaagccttacgtcctgagctgccgggttaggctccggttccccgcgaccctgtatgggacaagtggttcagaaagtgtgtgtgtggagtaactgagggtaagtaacttgctcaagggtactatagccagtaGTGGGATTCAATCCCGCAGCCTCTGGAGCccaggacagcagctctaaccactacgttaccactTTGTAGCAAAACGTgacctgaactgctccacttTTGTTTATCCATTACGCTGCAGGCTGCCTCAATACCAATATGACATTGCGTAATGCGAATACAGTATTCACACTGTATCCGTGTTTGTAAAGCGTGCTTTAGATTTAAAAAGGGACgcgagaaaaaaaattactgttgtAGCGcagctccccccccacccccaccccgcacGGGCAGACAGTAAGACACACCCAAACTGCTTCTACACAAGTATGCAGGTGACGTGTATAAGGATCTCGACGCTGGCTCAAATCCTGCCAAAATAATGACCCCAGCTGCTTGCGAGAACCTCCCTGCTTATTAAAAGTCCGATTATGCAGTAAATATGTTTCTTCTAAATattactataattattattagtagtagtaacaAGAACGATAATAATATCATAACATGAAGCTGTATGAGTCGTGATAGGCTTTCATGATCAGCAGCTTCATGCCCCAGCTTTACCCCAAAAACGCTCATGGGACCCAGTGATGCTGCGCCAGCGTGGTCATGTTTAGGTCATGCAGTGATACTGATGCTGTCAATCCCTGCTGTTTGTTCAGCGCCCCAGTGAGAACAGTTCAATATCCGAAGCCTACCTGACAGGTGTAACCCGACCTGCAAACTGCCACCTCGCACCGCAAGCTCCCTCCCGCTGTCCACGCTTCGCCTCCGATGCGTGTGTGCATTCCCGGAGGGACTTCTGCACAGCTCCGGTTGCCACGTGTACCTCTCCGCATATACCCTGAGTCCCATCCCAGTGGCGCCAAAATGAGATGAGTCAGGATGTTCCACGGCCCGTCGCAAAAACCCATTCACCTGAGATGGGGGGGTGGGCGCGGGGTGTGTgtctgagcgtgtgtgtgtggtcgtgGTGGAGGGGATGGTCCTCTATGGTTTGTGCTTCCACTCCTACATAAAGAATCTACACAGCGCTGCAGGCCAGCAAGGGAAATTTTCTCTAGTTATCTGTACAGGTTGGTCTGGAAGCAGAAGCTTCGAAACCAGTTCTTATCGCTGCGCCCTGCACACGTGTCACATGTTTGTAATGATCCTCAAAGTCAGCTCATGAATCTTCCACATGATGACAGGCTCCTTCGCctgcatgcaaaacatttttcttttatgaatCTGACACTGGCAATAATAATTTTGGCATTAGGAAGACCTCGgtgacacttttcctcaaaggCAATTTGCAATTATAAGCTACTAAGGTATTTAGTTGTTTGTGGCGCTGGGTAACTCCtgctggagcatttcagggtaagtatgttgctcaagggtactgtggctggaagtgggattcaaacctgcatcttcCTGAtacaaaagcagcaactctaaccaccagGCTACCAACTGCCCCTTGTATGTAACCCTTCATGTGTACTGCAGCATCCATTGAACCAGAATAACATTgtccctacacacacacacacacactttctgacccacttgtcccatgcggggtcacaggaaaccagagcataacccggcagctcagggcataaggctggagggagaggggacacacccaggacaggacaccagtccatcacaaggcaccccaagtgggacttgaacctccgacccaccggagagcaggacccggtccaacacactgcaccaccataccccccacTGTCCACACCGATACAGCAATTattcatacacatacacacgcacagattttctgaaccacttgtcccagacggggtcacggggaaccagagcctacccggcaacacagggcataaggccagagggggaggggacacacccaggacgggacgccagtccaccgcaaggcacccccagcagaactcgaaccccagacctaccagagagcaggacctggtccaacccactgcgccaccgcacccccttcaattATTTCTAATGTCTTacaatgtaaatagtttttaaaaaaagcaatcaaACACACAAGAAACGAATATTCTTGTGATAGTGACCAAAAGAGCTGCCTGCCCGATGTTCTGAACAAGGTCTGACATTTGAACATCGGCCCTCCTGGCAGCGTCCGCAGCTGAGCAACACCATCAGCTGGAGACATCTAGATTACGAAACACGCATTCCGCCCGTGACGCTATCTGTCCGCAGGATCTCACAGACCTGAAGAACGGCGAAAATAAGCTGACAAGACTCAAAAGCCCTGTTTAACCACTCTGTAGATGTGCCAGTTCCGAACTGTTCATTCCTTGAGGGATTTAAGATGGGAAAGGAAAGGTGGGGAGGGGTGACCATGCCATACCCTGACATCCCCCAGGGAGTGAACTGATCCCTTCTCTCTTGAAAGGAAAAGAGCAGATCTGAGGGAATCTCCTTGACAACATCTGCCCCAGTTCAGGGAGCTTAACCCCCAGTCCGTGCCATCTGACCCCACCGGACAGACGTTCCATCACTCAGGCCTCCCTGTGACCACCAAACGGTGCCTATACACACTTTTGTCGCCGGTCtaaatttttccatttgctaCGGAGATCGTTTGTGTCAAGAATTATCTAAATGAACACTAAGGGCGGATGCCGGAGCAACTTTTTAGCTGCCCTGAAGTGTCAACTAGGGGTGTTTCAGTCAGAAGTTCGACATTCTCAATAGCTAGACTCAACTTTCTGCTACACCTGGTGTGTGTTTAGACCTGGTGTGTTAATTTGTAAAAACTTTACGAGCTGTATACCGCAAACGCCGTTGGGGCCCACGTGCTGCTACCTTTTTTTCAGCAGGTTATGAGCACAGTCCTTAGAATCTGTTATAATTGCTAGGCCTTGAATACATTTTGTCTTTATCAAGCAGAGTGCTGTCTCGTGTGATTTCTGAGCATACAGGACTGTGAAGATACCTATGTGGACTCCACTTATTGAAGGCAGCATGTGTGTGACTCATGAAAAATCCtgcttggacacacacacacatacacacacacactgctaggCCGCTGAGTAAACCACAGCTCAGCTGATGTATAGATTGGGTAAACTTAGAGGAGGTTAAACTAACAGGTTAAGCCATCGGAGAGGTCATGTGGACCCATGCGGACGTGTCTGCACTCGCTGAGTGGACAGTGCTGATCGCTCGACCAGGATAGAGGTGGGGTACAGTGTACGTACAGAGGGGGCAGGGGGTACTACGCTTTctcataaatattcaaattgaGGTAACCGTCAGGCTTACTTCAAGCAACCCTGCTTACCAATAAATGGGTGCGCACCTCCCCTGGGAAATAACTCCAGTTTTCTCCTCAGACTGGTCAAAATCAGACGGGGTCAAGAATCACCTGTTTTAGCTTTTGAAGCATTAATCCGTACATTATAAATAGAAATGAAAGCATACAAAATGAAAGcatcaatgaaaatgaaagcaaatgaaaGAGTCAATGAGATGTGTTAAAATTGTAATTCTCCAAATAGcgagtgtatgtatatatatatatatatatatatgtaatatactatatattgtatatatacactgcataaaatatatatactgtaggcactcatacagacacacacacatatatgaatacacacatacattttattttagtatgTGCTGTGCGTGTTAGGGACGGCTACATTATCAGAGGTGGGTCACAGCCTAAACAGTGTGAAACTAAAAGATTATGTTTTATAAGAGGTGAAACCTCTCATTAGACCAAAATGAAACCATATTAAAGTGACCACCAGATCATCATGCTCCTACTGACCCTCTCCAGGCATGATGTCCTTTAACAGTGAAATACTCTATTTATTTGAGTCCACAATAAAGTCATACAGTTCTTGGGAGTCATATAGTTACCAGGATCGCCACATGGCAACGTCACGCCTCATCCAGCACCCCCAGCAACTCCTTCCCAAACAGCAAAGCTCAATTTATTAATTGCAACGAGGAGCGACCAAACTGTCAACTGGAGGATCCAGGAGCCACTGACAGATGGTGCAGAAgggcaaccccccccccccccccaactacaGACCGCTAGCAGGGGGTCCCAGGGGCTGTCACCAGTTGCGCCCTGGAGTAACGGGCGGCAAATCGGTCGTTACAATATTGTAATTCACTacggaaataataataataataatagtaataataatcataataataataatttggaaAGAAAGTGGAAGATTAAGATTAGTCCAGAAAAAGTGatatttatgaataattataaatgcCTCATGAGAGAAGCtcaaaggcctttttttttctgaaaacgcAGGGAAATTAAAAAGGCCCTTTTTACAATCCATTGCCCTTTTTAGAAAGAATTTTCTGTCACATTGTTATAGAATTTATATGTGACACACCAACCATGCAGTTTGGAAACACGCATAATATTGCAGGTGcaataataaagcaaataaatctgGCGGTACGGGAAAGTGATCAAGGGTTGTTGACAGAGCAGATCCTGAACAAACCTTAGAACAGTGCTTCGATCCTCAGGACAGTAGGAAAGTGTGTGAAGCCTTGCTTTGATGTTATCTGACGAAGTTTTAACTGTAACGAGATCAGATTCAGCTTCATTCTTCCCATCGAATATCTCATCATTCAGCCGCACGGATTTATTCATGATATAAGACAGGAGTTTCGGTTTGAAAAGTATAGACATGCGCAGGTACAGCTGGTGACTTAGTGCTTGTTGGTGTTGCCTTCACAGCAGAAcactgtgggttcgaatcccactttcaGTACTACTCTCGCGCAAGGTACCTAAAACTGCTCTGCTAAATGATCCTCGTcgcataaatgggttaatagtCTCGAAACAGAGTAACactgtcagtcgctttggagacactGAATGAGTCAATGTGATGTACAGTTGATATACTGCGTTTAACCATTACGCATgacagtggttggagctactgcctctggacgcaaaggtcgcaggttcgaatcccatttcTAGCTGCAGCACCTTGAGCAACgtacgtaccctgaattactctggtGAAATAGCTCAGCTATAAACGGGTTAAGAAGTCCgttcggctaaatgaataaatgtgaagatcGCAGTGTGATGGAAACAATGTACATGCGCTATCATGCTTCAAAGATATCAGTGTGATCTCCCTGTGCCGTAGTGTGGGCGACCCACGCGGGACTATTGCACGAAATGCGCGTGCAGGTGACGTGCGGTTCCCCGCAAACCCATTTGACAGGAGGTCGGTACCAGCACTCGGCCCGAGGCGCCGATCCTAccggttacacacacacaaaaaaaaaaaaacgcgcgTCAGAAACCAGCAAAACGTGTTATTGGGGATAATTGGTTTGATCGATCCCTTTCAAGTGAATCTTCAAAGCGGAGGCAGCGAGGAATGAAATTAAAAGCGCGTGGAACGACCTTTCAGTTAAAATACCACGTAGAAATCATAGGGCACGCGCAgcttataaattaaattatttacaggaTCAGTTGTATTATGACAAGTTTAATCTCCACATGAGAAATAACCATGACACCCAAGAGGATCGTATCCTTTAAAACTGAGCTAAAAAGTGAAAAGGTTTCGAAAGCCTCAtgtaaaagattttaaaaagccaGAAATTACTCATCCCATTTTAGAGTATGGTGTATATTatgtattgcattttattaaagcaCTAAAGCAATCAGGGAAGCATTAGTTACAAAAAGAGAACATAAAAACAGTTCAGTCAAATGTTTTATACAAATTTATTAACCGTTTTCAAAAAGATGTACAAATGAGTTTAAATAAGTCTCCCAGCCTGTGATAAGGGGGTCAACCTGACACCCCCCAAAATACCACAGACAAATTACAAATATGAACATGCCAGAGGTccacaagttaaaaaaaaaaaaaaaaaaaaaacttttcagttgctataaataaaaaaatgcacttaagatacacacaaaaactagtttttgtggaaaaaaaaaaaaacactacacagaTTTGGACACGGGAAATACAGACTGGATGCACATGATTCTACAAAATAAGTGTAAACATGTCCTGGAGCTTCTCCCCTCCTACATGACCGAGACCAAGCAGCTTCTCAATGAAGCGACGCGAACCTTTGTACGAAAATAGGATTAGAGCACTTTTTCCTTTGAAACAAGTCCATTTCAACAAGTCGGCTGCCTTTGCCCACAAATAAAAGCCCCTTTTTCAATAAAGGGGTCTCTGGACTCATGAGTTCATAGCAAGGATTTGTCAAGACTTTTCTGTTGCTCAAACAcacattgcatttaaaaaataaagttcaatCCCCGAAGAGTCCGAGGTTAAAATGTTCAAGTATTCgtggtgaaagaaaaaaaataaaaaataaaaaaacacaagtcaaaagtctttttaaatgtgggtgAGCGGTAGGGTTCCGTTGACGCCCGTCGCCGCGCTCTGGTAATGCGGGTGGACGCTGTGCAACCGGGTGGTCTGCAGACTGGAGGGGTCCGCAGCTTCTCCTCCAGGTGGGAGATACATGCTGATCATATCCCTCAGGTCTCCCAGACAAGCCCGCTGGGAGTGAGACGTGATGGCAGGCGGAGGGGAGCTCTGCTCCGTCTTGCACGCTGAGCTTATGGTGCCCAAGCCCATGGCGTTGGTGCTCTGCTGGGGGTACGCTGGAGACATGCTGTACGTGGAGCCCGCGTTCATGTAGGTCTGAGCCGAGGACATCATGGGGTACTGGAGCCCTGCCATCTCGTACCGGTGCATCTGCTGGATCTGGGGGCTGTTCATGCTGGGATGCTGCGAGTAGCCCAGCTGCTCCTGCATGATGGAGTAGGGGCTGTTCGACCAGCCGTTCATCTGGGTGTAGTTGTCCATGCGCTGTCCAACGGAGCCCACGTTGTTCACGGGGTTGGCACCCGGCGCCAAAAGACCCCCAGGCAGTGAATACTTGTCTTTCTTGAGCAGGGTCTTGGTCTTCCGGCGGGGTCGGTATTTATAATCCGGATACTCCTTCATGTGCATGGCTCTCAGGCGCTTGGCCTCGTCGATGAAGGGTCTCTTCTCAGCATCGGTCAGCAGCTTCCAGTCTGCGCCCAGGCGCTTGCTGATCTCCGAGTTGTGCATCTTGGGGTTCTCCTGGGCCATCTTCCTCCGCTGACCCCTCGACCACACCATGAAGGCGTTCATGGGCCGCTTGACCCGGTCGCGGTCGGTGGCGCCGCTGTTCTTACCGGCAGGGTTGGCCGAGGGCAAAGAGCTCTTGAGCTCCGTTTCCATCATGTTGTACATTCAGCTGCCGTGCAAGGGTTCGAGAGCCCGAAAGCGGCCAAAAAAGTCTGGGAAGAGGTAGAGATCGCAAAGTACCCGGGCGAGTGGTGAAGAAGCGCTGCGTGTGAGGTTTCTCCTTCCTTCGCTTCTCCGTCTGTCTCCAAGACTGAGCCAAAGTCTGCAAACTTGTCCTCCGAGCTCAGATGTTAAAAGTGGCTCCGACAAGTGATCGGCGGTGACAGCGGCACAATGCGCGGCCTCCAGCCAATCAGAGCTCGCCTTTCGCTTCCCGTCCAACCCGACGGGTTTGCGCGTAAGTGCGAGAAGCGGCGCAGAATAAACACCCCCTGCGACTTTCCCTCCAAATATGAATTTATCATGTTCCTAATCATGGAATTGTTTTTCCTCTTAAAGTAACCTGAAATTCCCAACTTCTTGCTATATGAGAGTTCAAGTCAAGCACTTTAAAGGATAAAAAGTTGatactaggaaaaaaaaaaaagaaatcacgtTTCAGGTTTACtgatttactgctttttttttttaaaatatgaaatgctcatttatttactCTAAGTTGTGCGTCGCTTTGCGTCAACGAGTCTACTAAAccaagaaatgtaaatataaatataattttttgagTTATAACCAGTTTAGGCTGTACTGCAGGGTATGTTGCAAAATATCTGCGGGGTGAAGTCAAGAGTTTAGTCTCGTGAACTGAGGAATATCACCGCAATATCActtcaatgtttttatttctctcatttttttgtttagtgtTATTGATCGATTCGTTTAATTATTGAAAAATCTGttagtttttttaatcacttttttctCACTTTCGAAGACCAAAAAAGTAACTTTGGATGAccacagaagcagaaaaagaaaccttaattatttttgtgtctCTTTAAAGCGGGGTTTCAGAGAGGTCCCTAAACACagaaatgctatttttttttttttttgcaaaaaaacaaattcagaatgaaaatcgaagcattattaatattaatggtTGTTCTTATTTCACTGAGAGTAGGAATAACCCGGAGGAGCGGAAGGAACCTGTTACAATGATCTGCACTCGCGTGCCGCACGTGCTCGTGGTGAGGGAGACGAGTGTTTAACACCCCCAGGAAAATACTGTACGTACCCtatcaatgaaacacactctcacagCATATGACAGTACATATCATCACCATAATCCAACTGGGAAATTTATGAAATCTATGAAATATTAACCAtacaatgtttctttttttttttttttttgttgcgtGGCACAGTTGCGCGTGGAAATTATAGCCCACATTCAATTTCTACTGTGCAAACTGGGTTCGCCTCTCCCAGTTTCTGCAGGGCAGACACTCAAACCCGGGGAATGACGCATGAACGATAAAGTTCCTTTAAGACATTTAAACCAGTGGAATAAATAGCGAGGCATTTGCGCCATCGCGTGGTGTCAAGAAATCCTCGGGATCCCGAGATGCCCtcaaacattatttattaacatttacatttatttattaagcagacgcttttctccaaagcgacttccaatgaactgtatgtagtgttatcagcccacacaccttattcaccgtggtgacttacactgctagatacactagttacaatgggtcacttatccatacatcagtggaacacacacacactctctctatgtcactcacacactatgggggaacctgaacagcatgtctttggactgtgggaggaaaccggagcacccggaggaaaccaacgcagacacggggagaacttGCGAAAAACATATagagaaatatttcagcagtttgaGAAACTGGGAGCCTCTGCTGCACTGAGATGAAAGCTGCAAAACTGAAGCTCTCAGAAAGGGAACTGAGATACTTCATGtactaaaaaataaacatattaacaTATTATAATGGGCGCGTCACCCCGATTTTACACATTAAACCGAAAGGTGATTATGATACATTAAATACAATGGAAAGAAGGCTTCAATTtcgttttcattttgtttcccgCGCTCCAGTGGCGACACAGTGGAGCAAGAACCCGAATTGTCGGCTTTGATTCACACGAGTGTGTGAGCGACACGCGGGGTGAGATCTTCTCCACTTCCTGCGTGGGTCAGCGTGGAGATGTCCTCCCACACCTTTGGCCAACTCACGCGTGACGAATTGGATGAATATTTATCACAGGAGTCCAGTATGTGATTTTCCTTCatgttttgtccttttgtctATTTGGTCTTGTCTTCCATGCATAGGTGTAGCATTGATTGTTCATTAATTTTGCACATCTGCATTATGCGCCACCAACACCACTGTCTAGTCTTCTGCatcatatattacatttacatcaaatTTACATcgaatttacatttcatttgcatgtattcattcaaAAGAGACTTTTAATGCAATACATACGTTTAGTAAACAAGCAGGGTGTGGGAAAATATGCTTCACAAAATTTACataactgtaatttttaatgaaaataggTGACATACATGAAGCTCCCCATCTGTGTACCACAATTATATATGTAGTGAATTGTGCTACACTGAGGCTAAAGAATTCATCAGACTAAGATAAggtaaattatgtataaatgtatatatatatatactggtGTAAATATATACACCAGTTTCCTGTGACTGGAGGACAGATGAACTCATTCCTCCAGAATCCCAAATTAATACTGCAGAGAAGAAATGAAGCACCATATTTCCAGGTTTACTAATCTACTTTCATAAATTTGTtacaaaataatattaacaggGCTGGAAATGGGCTAATAGTGAGCCaataaagttaatttattatgacaGTATACTAGATTTGTTTCTCTACATAATTATATATCAGTTTCCTTCATTCAGTgcataattcacacacacacacacacacacacacacacagtgcataattgtttttttgtgtgaggTATTCCcattcaaaatatatttcagacCATAACATTCCAACTAAATTGCacaattatattattttattgtcatttaataGCTTTTTATTAACAATCAAATGTTGAGCCATGTGTTAATTGTGAGATTCTATGTATTTTGattaataaatgtggaaaagcaAGCATAAGGTCAAAGAAACTCAAATCCACAGAcatgcttattttttaaatgttataaaacatttcaagttaacattacattatattCTTGGTTTTCAAATTAATGCAATTCAGATATATTGCTTCTATATTTCAATGATGATAAATTAGCGTAATTCAGATTGCACTTCATATTCCACTTTAACTGTGGGATAATTGAAAACCTGTGTCATATGGTGCAGATATTAGTATTATCACACCACACGCAAACTGTAAAACTAAATTCCAACTGCAAATTCTTTATAAAAAGAACTTCAGTCCATCTCTTCATACTCAGTTTGACATGCATGTGTGCataattttcacacacaaaaagaactgCACATAACTACACAGTTTATTATATTGCACAGTAAAGAGCATCAATAGGAAAACTGAACTCAGTTTCATGAAGTATTAATAATAGGACAAGTATGtggtaatttacatttaaatttatctgacacttttctctagagcaacatgaaattttaaacttcctacaattatttttctatttatacccatattttaaaaatcaaaacatgcATTTGAAATAATATATCATCATAACAGGTATTAAACACATATAATGCAAGTAAAATAGACTATTTAAAAGCAGTCTctttatatgtactgtatgtaaaaaggAAATTAGACTATTTAAAGATGAAACACATAAGGCAAAATAAGAATTAAACTTACagactactgcaactccatTCACTccaaaagtaaattttaaacGATCCCACTAGACGTGCTCAGAA
This window harbors:
- the LOC108922984 gene encoding transcription factor Sox-3-like; protein product: MYNMMETELKSSLPSANPAGKNSGATDRDRVKRPMNAFMVWSRGQRRKMAQENPKMHNSEISKRLGADWKLLTDAEKRPFIDEAKRLRAMHMKEYPDYKYRPRRKTKTLLKKDKYSLPGGLLAPGANPVNNVGSVGQRMDNYTQMNGWSNSPYSIMQEQLGYSQHPSMNSPQIQQMHRYEMAGLQYPMMSSAQTYMNAGSTYSMSPAYPQQSTNAMGLGTISSACKTEQSSPPPAITSHSQRACLGDLRDMISMYLPPGGEAADPSSLQTTRLHSVHPHYQSAATGVNGTLPLTHI